The DNA sequence CTTATTCCCAAATAGTCAATTGTCTTTCTCTAGCAACAATACCATAAGTATCAATAGTTTGTTGAGCTAATTTTGACCATTGAAAGCGAGTAAATAAATCTTGATAAGCATTTTTTATCATAGATTGGGCATAGTCAGGATTTTTTAATATTTCCAATATTCCCCACGCTAGAGAATGAGGGTTATTTACTTGGGTGACAATCCCTGTATTAGTGTGTCTTACCACTTCGGGAAGTCCTCCTGCATCTGAAACAACTACAGGTACACGAGAAGCAAAACTTTCTAAAACAACAATACCAAAAGGTTCATATAAACTGGGAAAAACAGCACAATCGGCAATGGTTGTAAATTTATTTAAGTCTTCTTCCGACATAAAACCTGTAAAATTGCAATGTTGCCAGATACCTAAACTATGGGCTAAATCTTGATAAAAATCAGTATTACCACCACCGATAATAACTAACTTTACTTTACCATTTAAGTCTTGTAAAACTTTTCCCGCCGCTTTTAATAAGACATGGATTCCTTTTTCGTAAGTCATTCTACCCACATAGTAAATGATTTTTTCATCATCTTGAGCAAACTTACGCCTAAATTTTTGAGAATCAAATTGGGGTAGTCTAGCTTTTTTTTCGGGACGAATGCCATTATAAATAATATCTATTTTATCTTTGGGACATCCAAGGGCTCGATGAACCTCAAAACGCATATAATCACTACACACTATTACGCGCCATGATTCGTAAATTAATGTACCTTCTTTACTGGCAATATAGGCTTGAGTTTCATTGTGAATACCATTATGACGACCGTATTCTGTAGCATGAATAGTAGTAATCAAGGGAAT is a window from the Cyanobacterium sp. Dongsha4 genome containing:
- a CDS encoding glycosyltransferase family 4 protein, coding for MRILVLSWEFPPRIVGGIARHVAELYPEIVKLNNEVHLITVRTGDSPILEQVEGINVHRLEVIPEDDFFRWIIHMNNVMRSYAEDLISQMGGFDLIHAHDWLVADSAIPLKHRFKIPLITTIHATEYGRHNGIHNETQAYIASKEGTLIYESWRVIVCSDYMRFEVHRALGCPKDKIDIIYNGIRPEKKARLPQFDSQKFRRKFAQDDEKIIYYVGRMTYEKGIHVLLKAAGKVLQDLNGKVKLVIIGGGNTDFYQDLAHSLGIWQHCNFTGFMSEEDLNKFTTIADCAVFPSLYEPFGIVVLESFASRVPVVVSDAGGLPEVVRHTNTGIVTQVNNPHSLAWGILEILKNPDYAQSMIKNAYQDLFTRFQWSKLAQQTIDTYGIVARERQLTIWE